A single region of the Phalacrocorax aristotelis chromosome 17, bGulAri2.1, whole genome shotgun sequence genome encodes:
- the CACFD1 gene encoding calcium channel flower homolog isoform X2 codes for MSSQDEQFQAAAPDPVASSTDDGMTWWYRWLCRIAGVIGGMSCAFAGLWNCVTINPLNIAAGVWMIPVLLPVYRVCECRLCEGGQAAALAKSCFLLRDGCDPCHAQPDADHALWKCHCVCHRGALWPVGARQKGRCHFICSDPPAAEANG; via the exons ATGAGCTCTCAGGATGAGCAGTTCCAAGCAGCAGCCCCTGACCCAGTGGCTTCCTCCACCGATGATGGCATGACCTGGTGGTACAGGTGGCTCTGCAGGATTGCCGGGGTCATCGGGGGCATGT CCTGTGCCTTCGCTGGTCTCTGGAACTGTGTCACCATCAACCCCCTGAACATCGCGGCTGGCGTGTGGATGAT CCCCGTTCTGCTGCCAGTTTATCGAGTTTGCGAATGCCGTCTCTGCGAGGGCGGACAAGCTGCGGCCCTGgcaaaaagctgctttctacTGCGG GATGGCTGTGATCCCTGTCATGCTCAGCCTGACGCTGACCACGCTCTTTGGAAATGCCATTGCGTTTGCCACCGGGGTGCTTTATGGCCTGTCGGCGCTCGGCAAAAA GGGAGATGCCATTTCATATGCTCGGAtccaccagcagcagaagcaaatggATGA
- the SLC2A6 gene encoding solute carrier family 2, facilitated glucose transporter member 6 translates to MEPGVRQPLVRKSSSSYRTFPESAGKRLDKEYLRSLHNKRLYLAVFAAVLGNFNFGYALVYPSPVIPALEAHPSLALRLDQHTASWFGSVFMLGAAAGGLSAMLLNDRLGRKLSIMFSAVPSAVGYALMAGAQGVGMLLLGRVLTGYAGGVTSASIPVYISEISHPGVRGMLGACPQIMAVLGSLMLYALGLVLDWRWLAVAGEVPVLTMIILLCFMPNSPRFLLSKGKEDEAMGSLCWLRGKDTDYAREYEQIKDSVRKQSRRVSCAEIKDPFIYKPILIAVGMRFLQQLSGVTCVLVYLQSIFKKTSVILKPEYDAALVGLVRLFSVAIAAVSMDKAGRKILLFVSAGVMLVSNLTMGLYIHFVPASQNGTVANKTLVSSANLPAEPTNYITLLPLLATMFFIMGYAMGWGPITWLLMSEILPLKARGVASGLCVVVSWLTAFTLTQFFLRVVEAFGLEVPFLFFAVICAANILFTGCCVPETKGRSLEQIEAFFRTGRRSFMR, encoded by the exons ATGGAGCCGGGCGTGCGGCAGCCCCTCGTAAGGAAGTCAAGCTCCTCGTATCGGACCTTCCCCGAGAGCGCTGGCAAGAGGCTTGACAAGGAGTACCTACG GAGCCTCCACAACAAGCGGCTCTACCTGGCTGTGTTTGCCGCCGTCCTGGGGAACTTCAATTTCGGCTATGCCCTGGTTTACCCCTCGCCTGTCATCCCGGCCCTGGAGGCTCACCCCAGCCTTGCACTGAGGCTGGACCAGCACACAGCGTCCTGGTTTGGG TCGGTGTTcatgctgggagcagcagcaggggggCTCAGCGCCATGCTCCTCAATGACCGCTTGGGCCGCAAACTGAGCATCATGTTCTCAGCGGTGCCGTCCGCCGTGGGATATGCACTGATGGCCGGTGCCCAGGGGGTcgggatgctgctgctgggtcGTGTGCTGACGGGCTACGCCGGCGGCGTGACATCCGCCTCCATCCCG GTCTACATCTCGGAGATCTCCCACCCTGGGGTCAGAGGCATGCTGGGCGCTTGTCCTCAGATCAtggcagtgctgggctccctCATGCTGTATGCACTGG GGCTTGTCCTGGACTGGCGCTGGCTGGCCGTCGCAGGAGAGGTGCCCGTGCTCACGATGATCATCCTGCTCTGCTTTATGCCCAATTCGCCCCGGTTCCTGCTCTCCAAGGGGAAGGAAGATGAGGCCATGGGGTCGCTGTGCTGGCTGCGGGGGAAGGACACGGACTATGCCCGGGAGTATGAGCAGATCAAGGACAGTGTGAGGAAGCAG AGCCGACGGGTTTCCTGTGCCGAGATCAAGGACCCCTTCATTTACAAGCCCATCCTGATCGCGGTGGGGATGAggttcctgcagcagctctctggaGTCACCTGTGTCCTCGTGTACCTGCAGTCAATATTCAAGAAAACATCTGTCATCCTG AAACCAGAGTATGATGCGGCTCTCGTTGGCTTAGTTCGTCTGTTCTCGGTGGCGATTGCTGCTGTGTCGATGGATAAAGCTGGGAGGAAGATTCTTCTTTTTGTATCAG CTGGTGTCATGCTGGTCTCCAACCTGACCATGGGCCTCTATATCCACTTTGTGCCAGCTTCTCAGAATGGCACTGTTGCCAACAAGACCCTGGTGAGCTCTGCCAACCTTCCTGCTGAGCCGACCAACTACAtcaccctcctccccctcctggcAACCATGTTCTTCATAATGG gTTATGCCATGGGCTGGGGCCCCATCACTTGGTTGCTGATGTCGGAGATCCTGCCTCTGAAAGCCCGCGGGGTGGCCTCAGGCCTCTGTGTCGTCGTGAGCTGGCTGACAGCCTTCACCCTGACCCAGTTCTTCCTCCGGGTCGTG GAAGCCTTTGGCCTCGAGGTGCCCTTCCTATTCTTCGCTGTCATCTGCGCTGCAAACATCTTATTCACAGGCTGCTGTGTTCCAGAAACCAAAGGCAGATCCCTGGAACAGATCGAGGCCTTCTTCAGGACTGGCCGGAGGTCGTTCATGAGGTAG
- the CACFD1 gene encoding calcium channel flower homolog isoform X1 produces the protein MSSQDEQFQAAAPDPVASSTDDGMTWWYRWLCRIAGVIGGMSCAFAGLWNCVTINPLNIAAGVWMMLNAFVLFLCEAPFCCQFIEFANAVSARADKLRPWQKAAFYCGMAVIPVMLSLTLTTLFGNAIAFATGVLYGLSALGKKGDAISYARIHQQQKQMDEEKLTGALEGQAL, from the exons ATGAGCTCTCAGGATGAGCAGTTCCAAGCAGCAGCCCCTGACCCAGTGGCTTCCTCCACCGATGATGGCATGACCTGGTGGTACAGGTGGCTCTGCAGGATTGCCGGGGTCATCGGGGGCATGT CCTGTGCCTTCGCTGGTCTCTGGAACTGTGTCACCATCAACCCCCTGAACATCGCGGCTGGCGTGTGGATGAT GCTCAACGCCTTCGTCCTGTTCCTGTGTGAAGCCCCGTTCTGCTGCCAGTTTATCGAGTTTGCGAATGCCGTCTCTGCGAGGGCGGACAAGCTGCGGCCCTGgcaaaaagctgctttctacTGCGG GATGGCTGTGATCCCTGTCATGCTCAGCCTGACGCTGACCACGCTCTTTGGAAATGCCATTGCGTTTGCCACCGGGGTGCTTTATGGCCTGTCGGCGCTCGGCAAAAA GGGAGATGCCATTTCATATGCTCGGAtccaccagcagcagaagcaaatggATGAAGAGAAGCTCACGGGGGCCCTAGAGGGACAGGCTCTTTGA